A single window of Lacerta agilis isolate rLacAgi1 chromosome 12, rLacAgi1.pri, whole genome shotgun sequence DNA harbors:
- the RALA gene encoding ras-related protein Ral-A — MAANKPKSQNSLALHKVIMVGSGGVGKSALTLQFMYDEFVEDYEPTKADSYRKKVVLDGEEVQIDILDTAGQEDYAAIRDNYFRSGEGFLCVFSITELESFAATADFREQILRVKEDENVPFLLVGNKSDLEDKRQVSVEEAKNRADQWNVNYVETSAKTRANVDKVFFDLMREIRARKMEDSKEKNGKKKRKSLAKRIRERCCIL, encoded by the exons ATGGCAGCAAATAAACCCAAAAGTCAAAATTCTTTGGCTCTGCACAAAGTCATCATGGTAGGCAGTGGAGGTGTAGGAAAATCTGCATTAACGCTGCAGTTCATGTATGATGAG TTCGTGGAAGACTATGAGCCTACCAAAGCAGACAGCTACAGAAAAAAAGTAGTCCTAGATGGGGAAGAAGTCCAGATAGATATATTGGATACAGCCGGGCAGGAGGATTATGCTGCAATTCGAGACAACTACTTCCGAAGTGGAGAGGGTTTTCTCTGTGTATTCTCTATTACAGAGCTTGAATCTTTTGCTGCTACAGCCGACTTCAG AGAGCAGATTTTAAGGGTAAAAGAAGATGAGAATGTTCCGTTTTTGCTAGTTGGTAACAAATCAGATTTGGAAGACAAAAGACAGGTTTCTGTAGAAGAAGCAAAAAACAGAGCTGATCAGTGGAATGTTAACTATGTTGAAACATCTGCTAAAACACGAGCGAATGTCGACAAG GTATTTTTTGATTTAATGCGAGAAATCAGAGCAAGAAAGATGGAAGACAGCaaagaaaagaatggaaaaaagaaaaggaaaagcctAGCCAAGAGAATCAGAGAAAGATGTTGCATTTTATAA